The Lycium ferocissimum isolate CSIRO_LF1 chromosome 1, AGI_CSIRO_Lferr_CH_V1, whole genome shotgun sequence genome includes a region encoding these proteins:
- the LOC132048638 gene encoding CASP-like protein 1E1: MKTLDLSNGAEKNRCEERVKCRSYEMVLRMMGLVFTLVAAIVAGTNKDTESVAVSLIDGLPPLHLTLTAKWNYMSSTVYFVVVNAVACAYAATSMAFQALTGGSRGKKWTGSVLVVALDLTIVALLFSANGASAAVGLIALNGNPHTQWHKVCYAFKRYCIQGGAALAMSMLGSFFFLCLVLLLTLNLHRTTLNY, from the exons ATGAAGACACTGGATCTAAGCAACGGGGCAGAAAAAAATAGATGTGAAGAAAGGGTTAAGTGTAGAAGTTATGAAATGGTTTTAAGAATGATGGGGCTAGTTTTCACTCTAGTAGCTGCTATTGTGGCTGGTACTAACAAGGATACCGAGTCAGTTGCCGTATCTCTCATAGATGGCTTACCTCCTTTGCACCTTACTCTAACGGCCAAATGGAATTATATGTCTTCAACTGT GTACTTTGTGGTAGTGAATGCGGTGGCATGTGCATATGCAGCGACATCTATGGCGTTTCAAGCTCTAACGGGCGGAAGCAGAGGAAAAAAATGGACAGGCTCAGTCTTAGTTGTTGCTCTAGACCTGACTATAGTTGCACTCCTTTTTTCGGCCAACGGTGCGTCAGCTGCAGTTGGACTCATTGCTCTAAATGGCAACCCTCACACTCAGTGGCACAAAGTTTGTTATGCTTTCAAGAGATATTGCATCCAAGGGGGAGCTGCTCTTGCTATGTCTATGCTtggttctttcttctttctttgccTTGTGCTACTCCTCACTTTGAATCTTCACAGAACTACTTTAAATTATTAA